From one Conexibacter woesei Iso977N genomic stretch:
- a CDS encoding agmatine deiminase family protein: MTTPAAEGLTMPPEWTRHERTLMAWPCRRELWGGQLGAAKAESAGVANAIAAFEPVTMVVRDAADHAEARAALDGNVEVVLRPVDDSWLRDSGPIFVVDHIEEPSRRVGVHFGFNSWGDKFEGYENDQAIGRFLSEHVGSDVVRAPLILEGGSIGVDGTGFLITTEECLLNPNRNPSMDRGEIEQHLKDYLGVTKVVWLEKGLVEDKDTDGHVDLIAAFTKPGTVLLQRAAADNPNHDNMARNREIAVAAGLEVIDFDPLAYAEVEGEEIVASYMNFYIGEKFVIVPVAGQPDLDAEALDAIGRAYGPSKEVIGVPGVIHAFGGGGPHCITQQVPALAD, encoded by the coding sequence ATGACGACGCCCGCCGCCGAAGGTCTGACGATGCCGCCCGAGTGGACGCGCCACGAGCGCACGCTGATGGCGTGGCCCTGCCGCCGCGAGCTGTGGGGCGGCCAGCTCGGCGCCGCGAAGGCGGAGTCCGCGGGCGTGGCGAACGCGATCGCCGCGTTCGAGCCGGTCACGATGGTCGTCCGCGACGCCGCCGACCACGCCGAGGCGCGCGCCGCGCTGGACGGCAACGTCGAGGTCGTCCTGCGGCCGGTCGACGACTCGTGGCTGCGCGACTCCGGGCCGATCTTCGTCGTCGACCACATCGAGGAGCCGTCGCGCCGCGTCGGCGTGCACTTCGGGTTCAACTCGTGGGGCGACAAGTTCGAGGGCTATGAGAACGACCAGGCGATCGGGCGATTCCTGAGCGAGCACGTCGGCAGCGACGTCGTGCGCGCGCCGCTGATCCTGGAGGGCGGGTCGATCGGGGTCGACGGGACCGGTTTCCTGATCACCACCGAGGAGTGCCTGCTGAACCCGAACCGCAACCCGTCGATGGACCGCGGCGAGATCGAGCAGCACCTCAAGGACTACCTCGGCGTGACCAAGGTGGTGTGGTTGGAGAAGGGCCTGGTCGAGGACAAGGACACCGACGGCCACGTCGACCTGATCGCCGCGTTCACCAAGCCCGGGACCGTCCTGCTGCAGCGCGCGGCCGCCGACAACCCCAACCACGACAACATGGCCCGCAACCGCGAGATCGCCGTGGCCGCGGGGCTGGAGGTCATCGATTTCGACCCGCTCGCCTACGCGGAGGTCGAGGGCGAGGAGATCGTCGCCTCCTACATGAACTTCTACATCGGCGAGAAGTTCGTGATCGTCCCCGTCGCGGGCCAGCCCGACCTCGACGCCGAGGCCCTCGACGCGATCGGCCGCGCCTACGGCCCCTCGAAGGAGGTCATCGGCGTCCCCGGCGTCATCCATGCCTTCGGCGGCGGCGGCCCCCACTGCATCACCCAGCAGGTCCCGGCGCTCGCCGACTGA
- a CDS encoding peptidoglycan recognition family protein: protein MAVAMPPIVHDPIPFGPQRVAETRAYAVRHYGLQRARLVAPRVIVEHMTENSSFRATFNTFAPDVADPELHELPATCSHFVIDQSGTIHQLVSLKWICRHTVGLNYTAIGIEHVGFSEDGVLGNRRMLRASLRLTRWLQSRFHIATRNVIGHNESLNSPYHHEDVARLRTQTHGDWPHRFMVRYRADL, encoded by the coding sequence ATGGCCGTTGCCATGCCGCCGATCGTCCATGACCCGATCCCGTTCGGGCCGCAGCGGGTTGCTGAGACGCGGGCGTATGCCGTCCGGCATTACGGGTTGCAGCGGGCGCGGTTGGTCGCGCCGAGGGTGATCGTGGAGCACATGACGGAGAACTCGTCGTTCCGGGCGACGTTCAACACGTTCGCGCCGGATGTCGCGGATCCGGAGCTGCACGAGCTGCCGGCGACGTGCTCGCACTTCGTGATCGATCAGAGCGGGACGATCCACCAGCTGGTGTCGCTGAAGTGGATCTGCCGGCACACGGTGGGCCTCAACTACACGGCGATCGGGATCGAGCACGTGGGCTTCTCCGAGGACGGCGTGCTCGGCAACCGGAGGATGCTGCGCGCGTCGCTGCGGCTGACGCGGTGGCTGCAGAGCAGGTTCCACATCGCCACCAGGAACGTGATCGGGCACAACGAGTCGCTCAACAGTCCGTATCACCACGAGGACGTCGCGCGGCTGCGCACCCAGACGCACGGCGACTGGCCGCATCGCTTCATGGTGCGCTACCGCGCGGACCTGTAG
- a CDS encoding PAS domain-containing protein: protein MTDGPAPTSGSGASQRLGPLADALLEATLPACVRDAAGRYVAVNASFADLVGLEASRLVGKTDNALQPADVAHRVAELDALVLEAHGHLDARETVLARDGRRAMRACRFPVYDGEEPWAICVVMAPGDDRQQGAQQRQRLQATVGQVATAGLAAPAEELIAEREARNAADAEAFAAREALAVEREARLEAEIAQRSATEQLERASAELEALREEAARAAVERDDAAARVDELAAQLASVNDHSSSLDAELEDARARAAAAEERLAEANARYDDLAHELQAAEERAALLSSELQNARTGDADLQRQVADLSGRCEALGGELQAAAARRDELDAELAGLREGRGGVEVQLAEATARRAELEAELEEVRVSRKEVKARAKEAEAAVEALRAEIDAATARLAEAESRPAGDPEALEDLEALRVEVHELARARDEAVAGRDGFAEELASLHGAHDDAKRLLDETIASRESLDAELTALRERYDNAAKELEQERGRAEWLGGELTAAQDAARAAAEATAAADARREDLERALQSANERTEALVGELEAARAGVADGERINQALAAEREKSAAAEAALADARERAETLARELSGAQEALAAADARLAAERERVTALAEEADARVAAERERAAALEEEALASAAGGEAVTQELASEREARRTAELERDRVRDAHARTREALDHHRTVAEESSARVVELEAARAEADARLSAAEAVREELLARAHAAEAAGGDAGEALRAAEAARDEALAQVESLRAQLETATRERDEAVARREAAEQTRTQAIEALAAAESARDEAREAAAVSATQTEATLWELKAERDAIADRLSAAETALAAQTATVEDLSALTAERDALVARLDVVGAELDELRARADAAATSSDAQVEALFNAESAVAATRARAEAAEAALEDADTRVAHAEARARDAEAALSQASNAAESSGAQVAHAVENAQAAEAARMQAVADLGAAQAVAEQASAARDEALQRAFAAELRAEEATASAAEATAAAAAARAERETAAAAAAQEATAGAGARLDEAVARAEAAESGASEAHRRAEVAELRADDAERRADLAELSREEARGALARAEESLDTEVLQLRADLDLALAARDELQAKLDTEREARELAERRLADVPPAQVVAQVPAIMTSPYTASGRPALPPLEVAAAQAKAFAFAAPDEPEGPPPGFTPEALDELDRALAKASSPRAAGRAALQALATATGWKGGAVWQDAGGVGTFACAETWTAYMSGLEAWETMAWRAHLEDGLVPAAAGSGEAHWADTEEMLACPRSRSAAWADLGTLATVPVVHPDGRVLAVMELVRESRDPADADLLATLTGVAVRLAERLSSIEVDLASTAGRF, encoded by the coding sequence ATGACCGACGGACCCGCCCCCACCTCTGGCTCCGGCGCCTCGCAGCGCCTCGGGCCCCTTGCCGACGCGCTGCTCGAAGCGACGCTGCCCGCCTGCGTGCGCGACGCCGCGGGCCGCTACGTGGCGGTCAACGCCTCGTTCGCCGACCTCGTCGGCCTCGAGGCCTCGCGGCTGGTCGGCAAGACCGACAACGCGCTGCAGCCGGCCGACGTGGCCCACCGCGTCGCCGAGCTGGACGCGCTCGTCCTGGAGGCGCACGGCCACCTGGACGCGCGTGAGACCGTCCTGGCCCGCGACGGCCGCCGCGCGATGCGCGCCTGCCGCTTCCCGGTCTACGACGGCGAGGAGCCGTGGGCGATCTGCGTCGTCATGGCGCCCGGCGACGACCGCCAGCAGGGCGCGCAGCAGCGCCAGAGGCTGCAGGCGACGGTCGGCCAGGTCGCCACCGCCGGGCTGGCCGCCCCGGCGGAGGAGCTGATCGCCGAGCGCGAGGCGCGCAACGCCGCCGACGCCGAGGCGTTCGCCGCGCGCGAGGCGCTGGCCGTCGAGCGCGAGGCGCGCCTGGAGGCCGAGATCGCCCAGCGCTCGGCCACCGAGCAGCTGGAGCGCGCGAGCGCCGAGCTGGAGGCGCTGCGCGAGGAGGCCGCGCGCGCCGCGGTCGAGCGCGACGACGCCGCCGCGCGGGTCGACGAGCTGGCCGCGCAGCTGGCGTCGGTCAACGACCACTCGTCGTCGCTGGACGCCGAGCTGGAGGACGCGCGCGCCCGCGCCGCGGCCGCCGAGGAGCGCTTGGCCGAGGCCAACGCCCGCTACGACGACCTCGCCCACGAGCTGCAGGCCGCCGAGGAGCGCGCCGCGCTGCTGTCGAGCGAGCTGCAGAACGCGCGCACCGGCGACGCCGACCTGCAGCGCCAGGTCGCCGACCTGTCGGGCCGCTGCGAGGCGCTCGGCGGCGAGCTGCAGGCCGCGGCCGCGCGCCGCGACGAGCTCGACGCCGAGCTGGCCGGCCTGCGCGAGGGCCGCGGCGGCGTCGAGGTCCAGCTGGCCGAGGCGACCGCGCGCCGCGCAGAGCTGGAGGCCGAGCTGGAGGAGGTCCGGGTCTCCCGCAAGGAGGTCAAGGCGCGTGCGAAGGAGGCCGAGGCCGCCGTCGAGGCGCTCCGGGCCGAGATCGACGCCGCGACCGCGCGCCTGGCCGAGGCGGAGTCGCGTCCCGCTGGGGATCCCGAAGCGCTCGAAGATCTTGAGGCGCTCCGGGTCGAAGTGCATGAGCTTGCTCGTGCGCGCGACGAGGCGGTCGCCGGGCGCGACGGCTTCGCCGAGGAGCTGGCGTCGCTGCACGGCGCGCACGACGACGCCAAGCGTCTGCTCGACGAGACGATCGCCTCGCGCGAGTCGCTCGACGCCGAGCTGACCGCGCTGCGCGAGCGCTACGACAACGCCGCCAAGGAGCTGGAGCAGGAGCGCGGCCGCGCCGAGTGGCTCGGCGGCGAGCTGACCGCCGCCCAGGACGCCGCCCGCGCCGCCGCCGAGGCGACCGCCGCGGCCGACGCGCGCCGCGAGGACCTGGAGCGCGCGCTGCAGTCCGCCAACGAGCGCACCGAGGCGCTGGTCGGCGAGCTGGAGGCCGCGCGGGCCGGCGTCGCCGACGGCGAGCGGATCAACCAGGCGCTCGCCGCCGAGCGCGAGAAGTCCGCCGCCGCCGAGGCCGCGCTGGCCGACGCGCGCGAGCGCGCCGAGACGCTGGCGCGCGAGCTGTCCGGCGCCCAGGAGGCGCTCGCCGCCGCCGACGCGCGGCTGGCCGCCGAGCGCGAGCGCGTCACCGCGCTGGCCGAGGAGGCCGACGCGCGCGTCGCCGCCGAGCGCGAGCGCGCCGCCGCGCTGGAGGAGGAGGCGCTGGCCAGCGCCGCGGGCGGCGAGGCCGTCACGCAGGAGCTGGCGAGCGAGCGCGAGGCGCGGCGCACCGCCGAGCTGGAGCGCGACCGCGTCCGGGACGCGCATGCGCGGACCCGCGAGGCGCTCGACCACCACCGCACGGTCGCCGAGGAGTCCTCGGCCCGGGTCGTGGAGCTCGAGGCTGCGCGCGCCGAGGCCGACGCGCGTCTCTCTGCCGCCGAGGCGGTCCGTGAGGAGCTGCTGGCCCGCGCCCACGCCGCGGAGGCCGCGGGCGGCGACGCCGGCGAGGCGCTGCGCGCCGCCGAGGCCGCGCGCGACGAGGCGCTGGCGCAGGTCGAGTCGCTGCGCGCCCAGCTGGAGACCGCGACGCGCGAGCGCGACGAGGCGGTCGCCCGCCGCGAGGCGGCCGAGCAGACGCGCACGCAGGCGATCGAGGCGCTCGCCGCCGCGGAGTCCGCACGCGACGAGGCGCGCGAGGCGGCCGCGGTCAGCGCGACGCAGACCGAAGCGACGCTGTGGGAGCTGAAGGCCGAGCGCGACGCGATCGCGGACCGGCTGAGCGCCGCCGAGACCGCGCTGGCCGCGCAGACCGCGACCGTTGAGGATCTCTCTGCGCTCACGGCCGAGCGCGACGCGCTGGTCGCACGCCTGGACGTCGTCGGCGCCGAGCTCGACGAGCTGCGGGCCCGCGCCGACGCGGCCGCCACCTCATCCGACGCGCAGGTCGAGGCGCTGTTCAACGCCGAGTCGGCGGTCGCGGCCACGCGCGCCCGGGCCGAGGCCGCCGAGGCCGCGCTGGAGGACGCCGACACGCGCGTCGCCCACGCCGAGGCGCGCGCCCGCGACGCGGAGGCCGCGCTGTCGCAGGCGTCGAACGCCGCCGAGTCGTCCGGCGCGCAGGTCGCGCACGCGGTCGAGAACGCCCAGGCCGCGGAGGCCGCGCGGATGCAGGCGGTCGCCGATCTCGGCGCCGCGCAGGCCGTCGCCGAGCAGGCCAGCGCCGCGCGCGACGAGGCGCTGCAGCGCGCGTTCGCCGCCGAGCTGCGCGCCGAGGAGGCGACCGCGAGCGCCGCCGAGGCCACCGCGGCCGCCGCCGCGGCACGGGCCGAGCGGGAGACCGCCGCCGCCGCGGCGGCCCAGGAGGCGACCGCGGGCGCGGGCGCACGCCTGGACGAGGCGGTCGCGCGCGCCGAGGCCGCCGAGTCCGGCGCCAGCGAGGCGCACCGCCGCGCCGAGGTCGCCGAGCTGCGCGCCGACGACGCCGAGCGCCGCGCCGACCTCGCCGAGCTGTCGCGCGAGGAGGCCCGCGGGGCGCTGGCGCGGGCCGAGGAGTCGCTCGACACCGAAGTGCTGCAACTTCGGGCAGACCTGGATCTCGCCCTGGCCGCGCGCGACGAGCTGCAGGCCAAGCTCGACACCGAGCGCGAGGCCCGCGAGCTGGCCGAGCGGCGCCTGGCCGACGTCCCGCCGGCGCAGGTCGTCGCGCAGGTCCCGGCGATCATGACGTCGCCGTACACGGCGTCCGGCCGGCCGGCGCTGCCGCCGCTGGAGGTCGCCGCCGCGCAGGCCAAGGCGTTCGCGTTCGCCGCGCCCGACGAGCCCGAGGGCCCGCCGCCGGGCTTCACCCCGGAGGCGCTCGACGAGCTGGACAGGGCGCTGGCCAAGGCGTCTTCCCCGCGCGCCGCGGGCCGTGCCGCCCTGCAGGCGCTGGCGACCGCGACCGGCTGGAAGGGCGGCGCGGTCTGGCAGGACGCGGGCGGCGTCGGGACCTTCGCGTGCGCTGAGACGTGGACGGCCTACATGTCGGGCCTGGAGGCGTGGGAGACCATGGCCTGGCGCGCGCACCTGGAGGACGGGCTGGTCCCGGCCGCCGCGGGGTCCGGCGAGGCCCACTGGGCCGACACCGAGGAGATGCTCGCCTGCCCGCGCTCGCGCAGCGCCGCGTGGGCCGACCTCGGCACGCTGGCGACGGTCCCGGTCGTGCATCCGGACGGGCGCGTGCTCGCCGTCATGGAGCTGGTGCGCGAGTCGCGCGACCCGGCCGACGCCGATCTGCTGGCGACGCTGACCGGCGTCGCGGTCCGGCTGGCCGAGCGGCTCAGCTCGATCGAGGTCGACCTGGCCTCGACGGCCGGGCGCTTCTAG
- the ureA gene encoding urease subunit gamma → MRLLPQEQDRLLLFLAAELARKRQARGLRLNQAEATAVIADGICELARDGLRYADVVEKAYSLLGEDDVLDGVRPLVPRIEVEAVFRDGRHLIVVEDPLGPPPGDEPEGEPDAPWLDTATARVAVTNESAVLIGVTSHMHFFETNPMLNFDRAAAWGLRLAVPARTKIFFAPGETREVALVPIGGARVVRGHGELVDGALDDADVREAALSAAREKGYRGV, encoded by the coding sequence ATGCGTTTGTTGCCTCAGGAGCAGGACCGGCTGCTGCTGTTCCTCGCCGCGGAGCTGGCGCGCAAGCGGCAGGCGCGGGGGTTGCGGCTCAACCAGGCGGAGGCCACGGCGGTCATCGCCGACGGCATCTGCGAGCTGGCCCGGGACGGCCTGCGCTACGCGGACGTCGTCGAGAAGGCCTACAGCTTGCTCGGCGAGGACGACGTGCTCGACGGCGTCCGGCCGCTGGTCCCGCGGATCGAGGTCGAGGCGGTGTTCCGGGACGGGCGTCATCTCATCGTGGTCGAGGACCCGCTGGGCCCGCCGCCGGGGGACGAGCCCGAGGGCGAGCCGGACGCGCCGTGGCTCGACACGGCGACCGCGCGCGTTGCGGTGACCAACGAGAGCGCCGTCCTGATCGGCGTCACCAGCCACATGCACTTCTTCGAGACCAACCCCATGTTGAACTTCGACCGCGCCGCGGCGTGGGGGCTGCGCCTGGCGGTCCCGGCGCGGACCAAGATCTTCTTCGCCCCCGGCGAGACGCGCGAGGTCGCGCTGGTCCCGATCGGCGGCGCGCGCGTCGTGCGCGGGCACGGCGAGCTGGTCGACGGGGCGCTGGACGATGCTGACGTGCGCGAGGCCGCGTTGAGCGCCGCGCGCGAGAAGGGGTACCGCGGTGTCTGA
- a CDS encoding SDR family NAD(P)-dependent oxidoreductase, which produces MSATLPQPTDNTVALVTGASSGIGADLARELASRGHGVVLVARRADRLEALAAELREAHGVRAEALAADLVDPDAVRALPERIDALGVEVSILINNAGYGSAGQFVDLDTRAETDMVRLNCETVVALSGAYAPRFAQKRAGAILVVASSAAMQPIPGQATYGASKAFALSFAEALHTELSHLGVAVTALCPGPVETEFAQRAGLEDAFDAVPSFARVSSAECARQAIEGLERNKRVVAPGLAIRAVGVAGRHTPRAILLPLMKRFYPA; this is translated from the coding sequence ATGAGCGCCACGCTGCCGCAGCCCACCGACAACACCGTCGCCCTGGTCACCGGCGCCTCGTCGGGGATCGGCGCCGACCTCGCGCGGGAGCTGGCGTCGAGGGGCCACGGCGTCGTGCTCGTCGCCCGCCGCGCCGACCGCCTGGAGGCGCTGGCCGCCGAGCTGCGCGAGGCCCACGGGGTCCGGGCCGAAGCGCTCGCCGCCGACCTCGTCGACCCGGACGCGGTCCGCGCGCTGCCGGAGCGGATCGACGCGCTCGGCGTCGAGGTGAGCATCCTCATCAACAACGCCGGCTACGGCTCGGCGGGGCAGTTCGTCGACCTCGATACGCGCGCGGAGACCGACATGGTGCGGTTGAACTGCGAGACCGTCGTCGCGCTCTCGGGCGCCTACGCGCCGAGGTTCGCGCAGAAGCGCGCGGGCGCGATCCTGGTCGTCGCCTCCTCGGCGGCGATGCAGCCGATCCCGGGCCAGGCGACCTACGGCGCCTCGAAGGCCTTCGCGCTCAGCTTCGCCGAGGCGCTGCACACCGAGCTCTCGCACCTCGGCGTCGCGGTCACCGCGCTGTGCCCCGGCCCGGTCGAGACCGAGTTCGCGCAGCGCGCTGGCCTCGAGGACGCGTTCGACGCGGTCCCGTCGTTCGCGCGCGTCTCCAGCGCCGAGTGCGCCAGGCAGGCGATCGAGGGCCTGGAGCGCAACAAGCGCGTCGTCGCGCCGGGGCTGGCGATCCGGGCGGTCGGGGTCGCCGGGCGCCACACGCCGCGCGCGATCCTGCTGCCGCTGATGAAGCGCTTCTACCCGGCCTGA
- a CDS encoding acyl-CoA dehydrogenase family protein, whose translation MAVETSVFNDTTDEQKAIIEMVRQFVDEQIIPNAEHYDGADEYPAPIVEQLKELGLFGITIPEEYGGLGLDLTTYVMVVEELSRGWISISGVINTHFIGSYLLLKYGSDEQKDKYLPRMATGEIRAAFSLSEPELGSDVQAIKTNARKIDDGKYEINGQKMWVTNGLMSSLVFLLVKTDPDANPKHKGFTCFITEKEAGVSENTGEYAGLTVPPKIKKMGYKGVESTELVYDGYKCPAENILGGEDAGLNAGFAQMMDALEVGRANVAARGVGLAQRALELALKYSQERKTFGKPIAQHQAIQFKLADMATQLDAARLLTRRAAMMKDAGIRSDMEAGMAKLFASETARFCAEECLRIHGGYGYSKEYEIERIYRDAPLLLIGEGTSEIQKMVIGKKLLQRHRI comes from the coding sequence ATGGCCGTTGAAACCAGCGTCTTCAATGACACGACCGACGAGCAGAAGGCCATCATCGAGATGGTCCGGCAGTTCGTCGACGAGCAGATCATCCCGAACGCCGAGCACTACGACGGTGCCGACGAGTACCCGGCGCCGATCGTCGAGCAGCTCAAGGAGCTCGGCCTGTTCGGCATCACCATCCCCGAGGAGTACGGCGGGCTCGGCCTCGACCTGACGACCTACGTCATGGTCGTCGAGGAGCTGTCCCGCGGCTGGATCTCGATCTCGGGCGTGATCAACACGCACTTCATCGGCTCGTACCTGCTGCTGAAGTACGGCAGCGACGAGCAGAAGGACAAGTACCTCCCGCGCATGGCGACGGGTGAGATCCGCGCCGCGTTCTCGCTGAGCGAGCCTGAGCTGGGCTCCGACGTGCAGGCGATCAAGACCAACGCGCGCAAGATCGACGACGGCAAGTACGAGATCAACGGCCAGAAGATGTGGGTGACCAACGGCTTGATGTCGTCCTTGGTCTTCCTGCTGGTCAAGACCGATCCCGATGCGAACCCGAAGCACAAGGGCTTCACCTGCTTCATCACGGAGAAGGAGGCGGGCGTCAGCGAGAACACGGGCGAGTACGCCGGCCTGACCGTGCCCCCGAAGATCAAGAAGATGGGGTACAAGGGCGTCGAGTCCACCGAGTTGGTCTACGACGGCTACAAGTGCCCGGCCGAGAACATCCTCGGCGGCGAGGACGCGGGCCTGAACGCCGGCTTCGCGCAGATGATGGACGCTTTGGAGGTGGGTCGCGCGAACGTGGCGGCCCGCGGTGTCGGCCTGGCGCAGCGCGCGCTGGAGCTGGCGCTGAAGTACTCGCAGGAGCGCAAGACGTTCGGCAAGCCGATCGCCCAGCACCAGGCGATCCAGTTCAAGCTCGCCGACATGGCGACCCAGCTGGACGCGGCCCGCCTGCTGACGCGCCGCGCGGCGATGATGAAGGACGCGGGCATCCGCAGCGACATGGAGGCCGGCATGGCCAAGCTGTTCGCATCGGAGACCGCGCGCTTCTGCGCCGAGGAGTGCCTGCGCATCCACGGCGGCTACGGCTACTCCAAGGAGTACGAGATCGAGCGGATCTACCGCGACGCGCCGCTGCTGCTGATCGGCGAGGGCACGTCGGAGATCCAGAAGATGGTCATCGGCAAGAAGCTCTTGCAGCGCCATAGGATCTAG
- a CDS encoding urease subunit alpha — MSDAQPVRLGDTSLELVAERDDVHGPDQLVPGFGNTMRDGLGVRAERGGVEIAITGGLIVDPILGVRYASLGITDGRIVSIGRAGNPDTMDGIDVVLDVGTAVLDATGMIVTPGGIDTHVHWLSPQVTDALLAGGITTMVSQDYGPIWNLGTNPEAGLQATWAALEDAPINAGLFVRGSSSRMERVEDGLRAGGAALKIHEDVSAGPRQIDTALRVCDAHDVQLAIHTDGLNEVLDVEGTFRAFAGRSVHCFHIEGAGGGHAPDLLKLAGRERILTSSTSPTVPFGVDTAAEHEAMVAAVHVLQPGVVHGDRAAARARVRPATMAAEGVLHDLGIVHMLSSDSQGMGRAGEVFRRAIQNADVMKRARGSAGYGGLGDNERVLRHVAKVTINPAITHGLSHDVGALTEGRVADCVFWLPQNFGIRPELVVKMGIAAWGASGDADATTALCEPVVVQRQVGAHGRAAARLSLAFTSAAAQDTELPTERRRSIVRGCRDVTAADMVRNDVRADVDVAPDGSWVSVDGERIGIEPIEEVSLSWRYLLG, encoded by the coding sequence GTGTCTGACGCACAGCCCGTCCGGCTCGGCGACACGTCGCTGGAGCTCGTCGCCGAGCGCGACGACGTCCACGGCCCGGACCAGCTGGTCCCGGGGTTCGGCAACACGATGCGCGACGGGCTCGGGGTCCGGGCGGAACGCGGCGGCGTGGAGATCGCGATCACCGGCGGGCTGATCGTCGACCCGATCCTGGGCGTGCGCTACGCGTCGCTGGGCATCACCGACGGGCGGATCGTCTCGATCGGCCGCGCCGGCAACCCGGACACGATGGACGGGATCGACGTGGTCCTGGACGTCGGCACCGCCGTCCTCGACGCGACCGGCATGATCGTCACGCCGGGCGGGATCGACACGCACGTGCACTGGCTGTCGCCGCAGGTGACCGACGCGCTGCTGGCCGGCGGGATCACGACGATGGTCTCGCAGGACTACGGGCCGATCTGGAACCTGGGCACGAACCCGGAGGCCGGGCTGCAGGCGACGTGGGCCGCGCTCGAGGACGCGCCGATCAACGCAGGGCTGTTCGTGCGCGGGTCGTCGTCGCGGATGGAGCGGGTGGAGGACGGGCTGCGCGCGGGCGGCGCGGCGCTGAAGATCCACGAGGACGTCAGCGCCGGGCCGCGGCAGATCGACACGGCGCTGCGGGTGTGCGACGCGCACGACGTCCAGCTGGCGATCCACACCGACGGGCTCAACGAGGTGCTCGACGTCGAGGGCACGTTCCGGGCGTTCGCCGGGCGGTCGGTGCACTGCTTCCACATCGAGGGCGCCGGCGGCGGGCACGCGCCGGACCTGCTGAAGCTCGCGGGCCGCGAGCGGATCCTGACCTCTTCGACGTCCCCAACGGTCCCGTTCGGCGTCGACACGGCGGCCGAGCACGAGGCGATGGTCGCCGCCGTGCATGTCCTACAACCTGGTGTCGTGCACGGCGACCGCGCCGCGGCGCGCGCCCGTGTGCGGCCGGCGACGATGGCCGCCGAGGGCGTCCTGCACGACCTCGGGATCGTGCACATGCTGTCGAGCGACTCCCAGGGCATGGGGCGCGCGGGCGAGGTGTTCCGGCGCGCGATCCAGAACGCGGACGTGATGAAGCGGGCGCGGGGCTCTGCCGGCTACGGCGGTCTGGGGGACAACGAGCGCGTGCTGCGCCACGTCGCGAAGGTGACGATCAACCCGGCGATCACGCATGGGCTGTCGCACGACGTCGGCGCGCTGACCGAGGGCCGCGTGGCCGACTGCGTGTTCTGGCTGCCGCAGAACTTCGGGATCCGGCCGGAGCTGGTCGTGAAGATGGGGATCGCGGCGTGGGGCGCGTCCGGCGACGCCGACGCGACGACCGCGCTCTGCGAGCCGGTGGTCGTCCAGCGCCAGGTCGGCGCGCACGGGCGTGCCGCGGCGCGGCTGTCGCTGGCGTTCACGAGCGCCGCGGCGCAGGACACCGAGCTGCCGACCGAGCGGCGCCGCTCGATCGTCCGCGGCTGCCGCGACGTCACCGCGGCCGACATGGTGCGCAACGACGTCCGGGCCGACGTGGACGTCGCACCGGACGGGTCGTGGGTGTCGGTCGACGGCGAGCGGATCGGCATCGAGCCGATCGAAGAGGTCTCGCTGAGCTGGCGCTACCTCCTCGGGTAG
- a CDS encoding cobalamin B12-binding domain-containing protein: MGTEVRPVRFQSGLLEALETRLAREGGELSDFVNMAVDRALHGDAGERRLRAVPEPIAQEELHGACVAYRRALLDRDPVRARAVVDDLVARGVRMIDLYESVLAPAMGEIGELWALEQVTVADEHYATEETAQILNTLAPERRVAPTRGRLAVVGGSPDELHSIGPRMVADLLERAGWEVIALGAGAPAGDLARLVSAECPDVVALSTATVGRLPGAEEAIGLLRQVRPRPLLAVGGGLYRGPAVDLARAWGADVVTSDLKDFLAQLHERFPPVG, from the coding sequence ATGGGGACAGAAGTCCGCCCGGTCAGGTTCCAAAGCGGCTTGTTGGAGGCCTTGGAGACGCGGCTGGCCCGCGAGGGCGGCGAGCTGTCGGACTTCGTGAACATGGCGGTCGATCGCGCGCTGCACGGCGATGCGGGCGAGCGGCGGCTGCGCGCGGTCCCCGAGCCGATCGCGCAGGAGGAGCTGCACGGCGCGTGCGTCGCCTACCGCCGCGCGCTGTTGGACCGCGACCCGGTGCGGGCGCGGGCGGTCGTCGACGACCTCGTCGCGCGCGGCGTCAGGATGATCGACCTGTATGAGTCGGTCCTGGCCCCGGCGATGGGCGAGATCGGCGAGCTCTGGGCGCTGGAGCAGGTGACGGTCGCCGACGAGCACTACGCGACCGAGGAGACCGCGCAGATCCTCAACACGCTGGCGCCGGAGCGGCGCGTCGCGCCGACGCGCGGGCGCCTGGCGGTCGTCGGCGGGTCGCCGGACGAGCTGCACTCCATCGGCCCGCGGATGGTCGCCGACCTGCTGGAGCGCGCGGGGTGGGAGGTGATCGCTCTGGGCGCCGGCGCGCCCGCCGGCGACCTCGCGAGGCTCGTGAGCGCCGAGTGCCCGGACGTCGTCGCGCTCTCGACCGCGACCGTCGGGCGGCTGCCGGGCGCCGAGGAGGCGATCGGCCTCCTGCGCCAGGTGCGGCCGCGCCCGCTGCTGGCCGTCGGCGGCGGCCTCTACCGCGGGCCGGCGGTCGACCTCGCACGCGCCTGGGGCGCGGACGTCGTCACGTCCGACCTGAAGGACTTCCTGGCGCAGCTGCACGAGCGCTTCCCGCCTGTGGGGTGA